The region AGAAATACATTTTGGGCACCTGAGATTGTCTATGAGAAGGAAGTTTATCATATGTATGTATCTTATGTCGTTGGTGTGCCATCTACATGGAACTTTGAACGACATATCTTACATTATACCAGTAAGAATTTATGGGACTGGGAGTATATCGGTAGATTACCACTCTCCTCCAATCGCTGTATAGATGCCTGTGTACATAAGTTGCCAAATGGAAATTACGGACTTTGGTATAAGGATGAAGTGAATGAGTCTCATACTTATATGGTGGAAAGTAGTGACTTGTATGAATTTCATAATCCGATAGCAGTCTTAGAGGAATTTGCACATGAAGGACCAAATGTATTTCGTTTTAAGGGTTTTTACTGGATGATTATTGATACTTGGAAGGGGCAAGGAGTGTATCGAAGTAAAGATGCTATGACCTGGATTCGTTGTAATGATATCTTATCAGAAACTGGAAATAAGGAGGATGACTACGGGTTTGGTTATCATGCAGATGTGCATGTACAAGAAGATGAGGCATATATCTTCTATTTTACGCATCCGGGAAGGATACCATGTGTAGAAGAGAATTTCTACGAACAACAGAGATCTTCTCTTCAAATTAGAAGGCTTACGGTAAATAATGGGGAATTGTCTTGTGACCGTGAGGAAGAGTTTATGTATGAATTAATTTAACCTCATCAGGGACTTCCCCCGCTTCTGTAAGCGGGGGAAGTGACTTGCCTGTTTTAAAAAGCCACGTAGTGGCAATGAGGTAGAGCCGGTAGCGTAAGCGGATTACGAATATCCGCTTTGACTAAAAAAATCAGCGTAGAAATGAGGGTATAGGAATGAAAGAATTGC is a window of Lachnoclostridium phytofermentans ISDg DNA encoding:
- a CDS encoding glycoside hydrolase family protein; protein product: MSKQLVHSPLFRDPIYDGAADPVIIWNHIEKQWWMIYTNRRANVKTTGFEWIHGTDLGVASSNDGGHTFVYRGILEGLAIEPGRNTFWAPEIVYEKEVYHMYVSYVVGVPSTWNFERHILHYTSKNLWDWEYIGRLPLSSNRCIDACVHKLPNGNYGLWYKDEVNESHTYMVESSDLYEFHNPIAVLEEFAHEGPNVFRFKGFYWMIIDTWKGQGVYRSKDAMTWIRCNDILSETGNKEDDYGFGYHADVHVQEDEAYIFYFTHPGRIPCVEENFYEQQRSSLQIRRLTVNNGELSCDREEEFMYELI